The following are encoded together in the Triticum dicoccoides isolate Atlit2015 ecotype Zavitan chromosome 6B, WEW_v2.0, whole genome shotgun sequence genome:
- the LOC119320733 gene encoding uncharacterized protein LOC119320733: MSCEEGEMLPAAAAGPLDDDDLLSEILLRLPPLPSSLPRASAVCKRWRSLASDPAFSCRFRLHHRRNPPLLGCFHTGAEGISFEPTLEATDRVPPGRLSLQSDRGDLWFLGCRHGLVLIFGKTRLQFMVWDPVTGHQHYIAHPPGLGVNKYMINGAVLRSSAGDVHFQVVLVAIHDGRALARVYSSETRLWGNLITTPITSISKKNFLTYVSMEPAVLVGHALYWMLSGTTHILEFDLERESLAVTRMPVYLSGAMWLKLMPADDGKLGILYVSGFTAQLWKRNTDCQGVASWGMGTTIELDKLLSLDPRADVVIIQGIAEDTHLVLLKTATSLFTLKLEPLEFKKLFDTKICHRYYPFESVYAAGT; the protein is encoded by the coding sequence ATGAGCTGTGAGGAGGGCGAGATGttgccagcggcggcggcggggccgctgGACGACGACGACCTgctctccgagatcctcctccgcctcccgccgctCCCGTCCTCCCTCCCCCGCGCCTCAGCCGTCTGCAAGCGCTGGCGCAGCCTCGCCTCCGATCCAGCCTTCTCCTGTCGcttccgcctccaccaccgccgcaACCCTCCACTACTCGGCTGCTTCCACACAGGTGCCGAAGGCATATCCTTCGAGCCTACTCTTGAGGCCACCGATCGTGTTCCGCCCGGGCGCCTCTCCTTGCAGTCCGACCGCGGCGACCTCTGGTTCCTCGGGTGCCGCCATGGCCTCGTATTAATCTTCGGCAAGACACGGCTGCAGTTCATGGTGTGGGATCCCGTCACAGGCCACCAGCACTACATAGCCCACCCGCCGGGGTTGGGTGTGAACAAGTACATGATCAACGGGGCGGTGCTCCGCTCATCTGCCGGGGACGTCCACTTCCAGGTTGTCTTGGTAGCGATACACGATGGACGAGCGCTCGCCCGCGTTTACTCATCAGAGACCAGGTTGTGGGGCAATCTCATCACAACGCCGATTACATCCATATCCAAGAAgaattttctgacatatgtttcTATGGAGCCCGCTGTGCTGGTTGGGCATGCTCTTTACTGGATGCTCTCTGGAACTACGCATATCCTCGAGTTTGATTTGGAGAGGGAGAGCCTAGCCGTGACACGGATGCCAGTGTATTTGTCTGGTGCCATGTGGCTCAAACTCATGCCGGCAGATGATGGTAAGCTGGGTATCCTCTATGTGTCAGGCTTCACCGCCCAGTTATGGAAGAGGAACACTGACTGTCAGGGTGTTGCTTCATGGGGGATGGGAACAACTATTGAACTGGACAAGCTACTTTCTCTTGATCCAAGGGCGGACGTTGTAATTATACAGGGGATTGCTGAGGACACTCATTTGGTGCTCCTGAAGACCGCTACCAGCCTCTTCACGCTCAAGCTTGAGCCATTAGAGTTCAAGAAACTTTTTGACACCAAAATATGCCATCGCTATTATCCATTTGAAAGTGTCTATGCAGCAG